The following is a genomic window from Paenibacillus sp. FSL R5-0766.
AAATACTTTTTCACTTCTTCAATAACCTGAATTCCCAGATTGGTCCGTGCATCAAACATCGTCAGCAATACCCCTTCAATCTGCAGAGATGTATTTAGATGTTTCTGAACCAGACGAACCGTATTAAGCAACTGGCTTAATCCTTCAAGTGCATAATACTCACACTGAATCGGAATGATCACCGAATCGGAAGCAGTCAACGAATTGATCGTTAACATACCAAGAGATGGTGGACAATCGATCAGTATGTAATCATAGTTTTTTTTCACCATGGCGAGTGATTTTTTCAGGCGAACTTCCCGTGATATCGTGGACACCAATTCGATCTCGGCTCCGGCAAGCTGAATCGTTGCAGGTATGATATGAAGCCCTTCAATCTGAGTCTCCACAATCGCTTCTTGAGGAGGAACCTCATTAATAATGACATCATATATACAATTAGCCACATCTGCTTTATTGATTCCGACTCCGCTGGTTGTATTCCCCTGAGGGTCAATATCGACAAGCAATACTCTTTTCCCGAGTGAAGCCAGTCCTGCACCCAAGTTAACAGATGTCGTCGTTTTCCCCACACCGCCCTTTTGATTTGCTACGGCCATAATCTTAGACAATTACTTCACCTCAAATAAAATAGGAGTCTTTTCTGTAGGTTGTGAGATATTGTTAACAAAAAGCAGGCGGCTATCGTCCACACAAACAACAACTACCGTTCCATCAATATACCGACCGTTCTTTAAAAATTTCAGACCTAACTTGCTTTATAGACATAAAAAGCGGCCCATTGCCGCCATAAGCTTCAATTATTTGCGTTTTGGAATATGGATAACGATCTCATAATGATCCTCATGGTCTGCTTCTTTGGTTTTGATGTCCAGACCAGAGCCAGTTACCATATCAATGGATTGGCGAATTGTATTAAGTGCAAGCCTTACATCCTTGGTAAAGGAAACACGTCTAGATTTTTTAATCTTGGAAGATTCCTTGTAGAAGGCAACACGTGCCTCTGTCTGTTTCACATTCAATTCTTTTTCGATAATCTCACCGAGCAACTTCATCTGCAGTTCTTCCGTATCCAGAGAAAGTAATGCTCTTGCATGCCGTTCAGAAATTTTGCGTTCCATCAATGCGGCCTTAATGCCGTCCGGAAGCTGTAACAACCGAATTTTGTTCGCGATGGTTGACTGGCTTTTGCCGAGTCGTTGTGCCAGACTTTCCTGTGTCAATTGATGCAAGTCGATTAGCTTCTGATAAGCGACAGCTTCCTCAATTGAGGTCAATCCTTCACGCTGCAAGTTCTCAATCAGTGCAATGGATGCGGCCTGAGAGTCGTTGAATTCACGCACAATAGCCGGAATCGTATCCAAACCCAATTTTCGAACTGCACGCCAGCGACGTTCCCCGGCAATAATCTCATATGATCCATTTCGCACGCGAACGACAATAGGCTGAATTACACCATGTGTTTTGATCGTCTGCAACAACTCATCAATTTTATCATCATCAAAAATAGTACGGGGTTGATATGGGCTGCTCACAATTTCATTAACCGGAATCTGTTTGATCTCATCTCCGTTATTGCGCTCCGCCAAACCAAACAACTTCGAAAATTGTTCTTTCATTCCGCAGATTACCACCTAGTTTCGTAATAGCTCCCACAGTCTTTGCAGGTGCTTCTTATTCAAAAAGCGACCTTTTACATGCATCGTTCTTGGAATAAGTTTTGCCTTTCATAACGCTTTCTGTCATGCAACATCGAACGCATATCCATCTATCTATACATATAATCTATGATCGCTGTGACCCAGGATCGGATACTTCTATTCTATCATCTTTTCTATCATAATCCTATGCTTACCTATTCTTTAAACTCTGCTAATTTTCCTGCTTTTTCTTTGTGAATATTGGAAATATGACGACTTGCACACATTCAATTAATGAAATTGTTCATGAGTTACTGTGCGTGAAATTCATCATTACAGGTTCTTTAAGAGATATGTAATACGAAGTATCTGTGATGTTGATCCAGTCCTCCATTTCAGAAAACAAAAAAAGAGAATGTTTCACGTGAAACATCCTCTTTATCTATGTCTAAATTTCTATTTTATTTTGACTCACTTCAAAACCATCACACAGCTATATCAGCGGAGTCTTCATTGGAGTACCTGGTTTGCGCGGATACTTATATGGTGTCTTATCAAATTTCTGAATCAGAATGATGTGACGCTCTGATTCTTCAACCGGCAGCTGGAATGGATGAACGGCCTTAACCCGTCCTTTCAGCTGATTGAAGCTGAACTCCGCTTCCTTCATTTCATCACGCGGGTCTCCGCCCTTCATGGCAGCGAACATTCCACCTTTGCGAACAAAAGGAAGGCAGAATTCATTCAGCACAGCCAGCTTGGCTACTGCACGCGCCGTAACGAGATCGTAGCTGTCACGATACCCTTCTTTGCGTCCAATCTCTTCAGCACGTCCATGGACCAATTCCACATCAGTCAGGCCAAGGATATCTACCACATGCTGTAGAAAGCCAATACGTTTATTTAATGAATCAATGATCGTAAGCTTAATATGCGGGAAACAGATCTTCAGTGGTAATCCTGGAAAACCCGCTCCAGATCCAATGTCAGCAAGCTTATTCACTTTGGTCATGTCTGTATAAAAGGCCAGCGATACCGAATCATAGAAATGCTTGGTATACACTTGCTCCCGATCCGTGATACCGGTCAGATTCATCTTTTCATTCCAGGATACCAGTTCCTGATAATACAGTTCGAATTGCTCCAATTGGAGTTCTCCCAGCTCTAATCCATGTTTCTTTAAGCGCCGCTGCAGTTGCTGTTGAATATCGTCCATTATTGTCCCCTTGCTGCGGTTACACGGTTATAATGCTCCAGGTAGACCAGCAGAATGGAGATGTCGGCAGGAGTAACTCCAGCAATACGAGAAGCCTGACCAATCGAGATTGGACGAATCGTAGCGAGCTTCTGTTTGGCTTCCATAGCAAGACCATGAATCTCATCATATACGATAGTGTCCGGAATTTTCTTTTTCTCCATCTTTTGCAAACGTTCCACGTGGATCAATTGTTTCTCAATATAACCCGCATATTTAATTTGTATTTCCACTTGTTCTTTCATATCTGCTGTCAGTTCTACCTCAGATGGTGAGAGCTGTTCAATCAGTTCATACCCCAGCTCCGGGCGACGCAGCAAGGTAAGCAACGTACTGCCATCCTGAATAGGTGTAGATCCGTACTCTTCCAGCTTGGCATTCACTTCAACCGGGCGAGCTTTAGCCACTTTCAGACGTGCAACTTCCTGCTCGACTTTCGCCTTTTTATCCAGGAATTTCGCATAACGCTCTTCAGGGATCAGGCCAATGTCATGTCCGATTTCCGTCAAACGCATATCTGCATTATCATGGCGAAGCAACAGACGATACTCAGCGCGTGAAGTCAACAGACGATACGGTTCATTTGTACCCTTTGTCACCAGATCATCAATCAGCACGCCAATATAACCTTGGGAACGATCCAGTATTACCGGCTCTTTCCCCTGTACTTTGAGTGCAGCGTTGATTCCAGCCATAACACCTTGTCCTGCTGCTTCTTCATAACCGGAGGTACCATTAATCTGACCCGCCGTAAACAGACCTGGTAGACGTTTAGTTTCCAGTGAAGGCCACAATTGTGTAGGCACCATCGCATCGTATTCAATCGCATAACCATTACGCATCATTTCCACTTTTTCCATACCTGGAATTGAACGCAGCATAGCCAGTTGGACGTCTTCTGGCATACTCGTAGACAACCCCTGTACGTAATACTCGGATGTGTTCTTGCCTTCCGGCTCAAGGAATATCTGATGTTTCGGCTTGTCGCTGAAACGAACAATTTTATCTTCAATGGAAGGGCAATAACGTGGTCCGGTTCCTTCAATAAGCCCCGAGAACATCGGAGCACGATGCAGATTATCATTAATAATCTGATGTGTATCCACAGATGTATACGTCAACCAGCAAGGCAACTGCTCATTATCGGAAGATTCTGTTTCATAGGAAAAGAACTTCGGCTTGTCATCACCAGGCTGAATTTCGGTTTTGCTAAAATCAATCGTATCCTTATGCACACGTGGTGGTGTACCCGTTTTGAAACGAACCAGATCAAAGCCCAGTTCACGCAGATTCTCTGACAATTTAAGAGAGGGTTGTTGATTGTTCGGTCCACTCTCATACATCAACTCGCCCATAATTACTTTACCGCGCAAGTATGTGCCTGTTGTCAGAACGACCGCTTTAGCCCGATACTCTGTTCCGGTCTGAGTCACAACGCCTACACATTTTCCATCTTCAACGATCAGTTGATCAACCATACCCTGACGCATCGTCAGATTACGTTCATTCTCCATCGTTTCCTTCATTTTATGCTGATAGGAGAATTTATCTGCCTGAGCACGAAGCGCGTGAACAGCAGGCCCTTTACCCGTGTTAAGCATCCGCATCTGAATAAAGGTTTTATCGATATTCCGTCCCATTTCTCCACCAAGTGCATCAATCTCGCGCACAACATGTCCTTTGGCCGGTCCCCCAATAGATGGGTTACAAGGCATAAAGGCCACCATGTCCAGATTGATAGTAATCATTAGTGTTTTGGACCCCATACGAGCTGCGGCCAGTGCGGATTCCACACCAGCATGTCCTGCACCAACGACGATTACATCATAACTGCCACCATCAAAAGCCATTCCCGTTTACCTCCTTATTCCGCTGCATTTGGTGTAACTCACGCAGACGGATCATGTTTTACAATAATGAAACTACTTCTAACCGTTCATCGGAACTTGCATTCCTATCTATATGAAACCAACACGTAATGGCTACAATATCATTCCATCCTTTGACAACAGGCAGAAATTGTACCTCTCCATCATACACTACGATTTAACTCAATCGGCAGTATATTATTTTTACTTTCCTAGACAGAACTGGGAGAAAATCTGATCAATTAATGCATCATGTGCTGTATCTCCAACAATCTCACCCAAATGCTCCCACGCCAAACGAACATCAATCTGTATCATATCGATCGGAATGAACTGCTCTGCTGCTTCATAGGCATCAACCAGGGACTGCTTCGCTTTTTTGAGCAAAGCAATGTGACGCACATTACTGACATAAGTCAGGTCTGCGGACTCCAGTTTACCACTGAAGAATAGCGTAGAGATGGCATCTTCCAGTCGATCCACACCCAGATCATCTTTCACCGACATCGGTACAAGCCGTTCTTCCGAAATGTAACGAAGCAGCACGTCACGTTCTACCTGTGGCGTTAAGTCCATTTTATTCATAATAATTATCGATTGTCTACCGCGGATTTGTTCCAATAATTCAATCTCATCGGGATGAAGTGGCTCCGCAGCATTCACAACCATCAAGATCAGATCGGCTTCACTTACCGCAGAACGAGAGCGTTCTACCCCGATCTTCTCTACAACGTCCATGGTTTCCCGGATTCCTGCCGTATCCAGCAACTTCAGTGGGATATTATTGATCGTAATGAACTCCTCGATCACATCACGAGTTGTTCCTGGAATGTCCGTGACGATAGCCCGATTGTCTTGCGCAAGTGTATTCATCAAGGAGGATTTACCTACGTTAGGTCGTCCAACGATAGCTGTTGTAATACCTTCTCGCAGGATCTTTCCTTGCTCTGCTGTAGTCAGCAATTTATCAATTTCAGTCATAACCTGACTGGACTTCTCTTTAATAAAATCAGACGTTAACGACTCCACATCATGCTCGGGATAATCGATATTCACTTCAATGTGAGCTAGTGTTTCCACCAATGTATATCGTAGATCACGCAATTTGGAAGACAGTTTGCCTTCAACTTGTTTCAGCGCAACCGAGAAAGCCCGGTCCGATTTGGAACGAATAAGATCCATGACACCTTCAGCCTGAGACAAGTCAATCCGCCCATTAAGGAAAGCACGCTTCGTGAACTCACCGGGTTCAGCCAGACGAATATCAAGCTGCAACAGCAGGTCCATGACCCGTTTTACAGACACTACACCGCCATGCGCACTGATCTCCACGACATCTTCTGTTGTGAAAGACCGAGGTGCTCGCATGACCGTAACCAATACTTCCTCAATCTTTTCCCCATTAACGGGATCTATGATATGACCATAATGAACCGTGTGAGATGCTGCCTGGGTTAAAGGGGTTTTGCTGCGAAAAATCTTTTCCGTCTCCGACACTGCATCCGGGCCGCTGACCCGGATCACGGCGATACCCGCCTCTCCGACAGCCGTTGATATCGCTGTGATCGTATCACTGATCATGGTTATCTCTCCTTGCTCTATTTTAAAATTGCCGCCCCTCGGGGGACGCCAGATCCATTTTCAAATCTATTAATGATATAACATATGACATGCTGCTTATCGTATTAAGTTCACTCTTTACTTGTTCTACGCACCTTATCAAATTGCTTCTGTACGAAAAAAGCAATGGCTTCTGCACCGGGCAGGAAGCCATTGCGTCTTCAATTTCGTGTTATTTCGTCGTAATAACCACACGCCGATTAGGCTCCTCGCCCTTACTTAACGTCTTAATCTGCGGGTGATTTTGCAGTTTTGCATGGATGACTTTTCGTTCGAGCGGAGGCATTGGTTCCAGTACAACTTCCTTACCGGTACGGATTGCTTGTCCAGCCAACCGTTCAGCCAGATCCTCCAGCGTCTTCCGCCGACGTTGACGGAAATTCTCCGCGTCGAGCACAATTCGAACGAAGCTTTCCGAATATCGGTTCGCTACAATGTTCGTTAGATACTGAAGCGCATCCAGCGTCTGTCCACGTCTGCCAATAATCATGCCCAGATCTTCACCAGCAATATTGAAGATATGTCCATCCCGCTGTTTTTTGATATGCACTTCAACATCCAGTCCCATACCTGCTGCGACCTCTTTCAAGAAAGCAGCCGCTTCTTCATAGGGATTTTTAGCTGCAACATCCTCGAGTAATGCATCTACTTCAGATTTGTATGCAGCTGGCTTGATCGGCTGTGGAACAACTTCCGGTACAGGCATTAATTTAACTTCAACTTTGGCCGCCCTCACCCCGAACAAACCCAGGAATCCTTTTGACGGCTGCTCTAACACTTGTATCTCGACCTTGTCCCGACTTACGCCAAGCTCGGTCAATCCTTGGTTTACAGCATCTTCAACGGTTTTTCCTGACGTAATGACTTTGGTCATTTCGATTTTTTGGCCCCTTTCGACCCTTTTCCAGAGACGGTCGCTTTGCCACCGTTTTTGCGTTTAGCTCCATTTTTGGAAGAGCTATTCTGCTTCACGTTGACCTCAGCCACGATTTTATCATTATTCCGGTAAAGGAAATAGTTTTGCACGATCGTGTAGATGTTACTGTAGAACCAGTACAGCGGAAGTGCTGACGGGAACTGGTAAGACATCACGAAGATCAAAATTGGGTATACCCACAGCATAAACTGCATCGGACCAATTTGCTGTGCAGGGTTCATACGCATCATCATCCATGTTTGAATGAATGTTGTGATGGCAGCCAGCACTGGCAAAATAAACAGGTGATCCGGTTCCCCGAGCTGGAGCCACAAGAAATCATGTGTTCTCAGACTGGAGTTTCCGTAAATTGAGTTATAAAGTGCGATATAAATCGGCATCTGAATCAGAAGTGGCAGACAACCCGCCATCGGATTAACTTTGTTCTCCTGAAACAACTTCATTGTTTCTTGCTGAACTTTCTCAGGTGTATCTTTAAACTTGGCTTGAATCTCCTTCAGCTGCGGCTGAATCGCCTGCATAGCTTTGGAGCTACGGACTTGTTTCATTGTTAATGGTAAAATCAATGTCCGTACAATAAGCACCATCACGAGGACAGCCAGTCCATATTCACCGTTAAACCAGTTGGCGAATGTATCCAGCGCCAGTGAGAACCAGTACACAACATTGCTTTGCCAGAATGAGCCACTATTCTTCAGATCTTCCGTAGTAACCCCGGCTCCTTGTGGAGTACATCCGGCGAGTACAGTGACCATTGCAATGACTGCAATGAGGAGAATCCACTTCCCCTTTGATGTCTTCAATCGCGACACTTCATAACCCCTCTCTTAACCATTCCATTCCACCGTAAATCATACCATAATTAGGAGGACAAATAAACCGAAGCTTACCGCTTGCTCGACTTCAAAAGAGAGCCCTTTCGCATCGCATGTAGCAGGCTTTTTTCCATTTCCTTATAGGGCATGTCCAGTGCACCTTTTCTGACGATAAAAATCAGATCCATCTGCGTGACGATCTCATGCTCATGATGACGAACAATTTCCTTGATCATGCGTCTCATCCGGTTGCGTACGACAGCGTTTCCGATTTTCTTGCTGCATGATACACCTACCCGGAATTGTTCCGTATCTTTACGGCGGCAGCCATACACCACGAATTGATGATTGGCAAACGATTTCCCATACCGGTATACGCGGCTAAAGTCCGCCCGGTTTCGTAGACGCAGTCTTTTATACACGGCGCTTCTCCTTGCTGTTCTCCATCATTGATATTGACGGAGGCCTCATTACTGATTTAGTATAGGCTTTCTTGAATGACGGTAAACCGTCTTGGCGACAACTTCATTTGGGATGATTGTTAAACAGCTACTTGAACAGATCAACATTCCTCCGGATGAATGTTGATTGGCCATTTAAACCTATCAACGATTCATCATTATATAAGGTAAGTTTTCGAAAAATGGAAAACTCACTCAACATACATCATGTGTGTTCAGCACTTTTTCGCAGACCATTCAGACCTGATCTGTAGCAGCATCCAGTCTGATTTGAGCTAATTAAGAAAAAAAAGACCACCTCGGTGGTCTTCAATGCTTAAGCACTCAGGTTTTTACGGCCTTTAAGGCGACGTG
Proteins encoded in this region:
- a CDS encoding AAA family ATPase translates to MSKIMAVANQKGGVGKTTTSVNLGAGLASLGKRVLLVDIDPQGNTTSGVGINKADVANCIYDVIINEVPPQEAIVETQIEGLHIIPATIQLAGAEIELVSTISREVRLKKSLAMVKKNYDYILIDCPPSLGMLTINSLTASDSVIIPIQCEYYALEGLSQLLNTVRLVQKHLNTSLQIEGVLLTMFDARTNLGIQVIEEVKKYFQQKVYQTIIPRNVRLSEAPSHGQSIITYDPRSRGAEVYLELAKEVISYE
- the noc gene encoding nucleoid occlusion protein, coding for MKEQFSKLFGLAERNNGDEIKQIPVNEIVSSPYQPRTIFDDDKIDELLQTIKTHGVIQPIVVRVRNGSYEIIAGERRWRAVRKLGLDTIPAIVREFNDSQAASIALIENLQREGLTSIEEAVAYQKLIDLHQLTQESLAQRLGKSQSTIANKIRLLQLPDGIKAALMERKISERHARALLSLDTEELQMKLLGEIIEKELNVKQTEARVAFYKESSKIKKSRRVSFTKDVRLALNTIRQSIDMVTGSGLDIKTKEADHEDHYEIVIHIPKRK
- the rsmG gene encoding 16S rRNA (guanine(527)-N(7))-methyltransferase RsmG gives rise to the protein MDDIQQQLQRRLKKHGLELGELQLEQFELYYQELVSWNEKMNLTGITDREQVYTKHFYDSVSLAFYTDMTKVNKLADIGSGAGFPGLPLKICFPHIKLTIIDSLNKRIGFLQHVVDILGLTDVELVHGRAEEIGRKEGYRDSYDLVTARAVAKLAVLNEFCLPFVRKGGMFAAMKGGDPRDEMKEAEFSFNQLKGRVKAVHPFQLPVEESERHIILIQKFDKTPYKYPRKPGTPMKTPLI
- the mnmG gene encoding tRNA uridine-5-carboxymethylaminomethyl(34) synthesis enzyme MnmG, whose translation is MAFDGGSYDVIVVGAGHAGVESALAAARMGSKTLMITINLDMVAFMPCNPSIGGPAKGHVVREIDALGGEMGRNIDKTFIQMRMLNTGKGPAVHALRAQADKFSYQHKMKETMENERNLTMRQGMVDQLIVEDGKCVGVVTQTGTEYRAKAVVLTTGTYLRGKVIMGELMYESGPNNQQPSLKLSENLRELGFDLVRFKTGTPPRVHKDTIDFSKTEIQPGDDKPKFFSYETESSDNEQLPCWLTYTSVDTHQIINDNLHRAPMFSGLIEGTGPRYCPSIEDKIVRFSDKPKHQIFLEPEGKNTSEYYVQGLSTSMPEDVQLAMLRSIPGMEKVEMMRNGYAIEYDAMVPTQLWPSLETKRLPGLFTAGQINGTSGYEEAAGQGVMAGINAALKVQGKEPVILDRSQGYIGVLIDDLVTKGTNEPYRLLTSRAEYRLLLRHDNADMRLTEIGHDIGLIPEERYAKFLDKKAKVEQEVARLKVAKARPVEVNAKLEEYGSTPIQDGSTLLTLLRRPELGYELIEQLSPSEVELTADMKEQVEIQIKYAGYIEKQLIHVERLQKMEKKKIPDTIVYDEIHGLAMEAKQKLATIRPISIGQASRIAGVTPADISILLVYLEHYNRVTAARGQ
- the mnmE gene encoding tRNA uridine-5-carboxymethylaminomethyl(34) synthesis GTPase MnmE; translation: MISDTITAISTAVGEAGIAVIRVSGPDAVSETEKIFRSKTPLTQAASHTVHYGHIIDPVNGEKIEEVLVTVMRAPRSFTTEDVVEISAHGGVVSVKRVMDLLLQLDIRLAEPGEFTKRAFLNGRIDLSQAEGVMDLIRSKSDRAFSVALKQVEGKLSSKLRDLRYTLVETLAHIEVNIDYPEHDVESLTSDFIKEKSSQVMTEIDKLLTTAEQGKILREGITTAIVGRPNVGKSSLMNTLAQDNRAIVTDIPGTTRDVIEEFITINNIPLKLLDTAGIRETMDVVEKIGVERSRSAVSEADLILMVVNAAEPLHPDEIELLEQIRGRQSIIIMNKMDLTPQVERDVLLRYISEERLVPMSVKDDLGVDRLEDAISTLFFSGKLESADLTYVSNVRHIALLKKAKQSLVDAYEAAEQFIPIDMIQIDVRLAWEHLGEIVGDTAHDALIDQIFSQFCLGK
- the jag gene encoding RNA-binding cell elongation regulator Jag/EloR; this translates as MTKVITSGKTVEDAVNQGLTELGVSRDKVEIQVLEQPSKGFLGLFGVRAAKVEVKLMPVPEVVPQPIKPAAYKSEVDALLEDVAAKNPYEEAAAFLKEVAAGMGLDVEVHIKKQRDGHIFNIAGEDLGMIIGRRGQTLDALQYLTNIVANRYSESFVRIVLDAENFRQRRRKTLEDLAERLAGQAIRTGKEVVLEPMPPLERKVIHAKLQNHPQIKTLSKGEEPNRRVVITTK
- a CDS encoding YidC/Oxa1 family membrane protein insertase, yielding MSRLKTSKGKWILLIAVIAMVTVLAGCTPQGAGVTTEDLKNSGSFWQSNVVYWFSLALDTFANWFNGEYGLAVLVMVLIVRTLILPLTMKQVRSSKAMQAIQPQLKEIQAKFKDTPEKVQQETMKLFQENKVNPMAGCLPLLIQMPIYIALYNSIYGNSSLRTHDFLWLQLGEPDHLFILPVLAAITTFIQTWMMMRMNPAQQIGPMQFMLWVYPILIFVMSYQFPSALPLYWFYSNIYTIVQNYFLYRNNDKIVAEVNVKQNSSSKNGAKRKNGGKATVSGKGSKGAKKSK
- the rnpA gene encoding ribonuclease P protein component; the protein is MYKRLRLRNRADFSRVYRYGKSFANHQFVVYGCRRKDTEQFRVGVSCSKKIGNAVVRNRMRRMIKEIVRHHEHEIVTQMDLIFIVRKGALDMPYKEMEKSLLHAMRKGSLLKSSKR